One genomic segment of Terriglobia bacterium includes these proteins:
- a CDS encoding efflux RND transporter periplasmic adaptor subunit: MGQTTELKLGQITDTRGEDAGLPRGPQGGRPKKGLSKTKKLALLILAFVVLVGLVLGGIAWSHRGLITVQTGKVVRQDLSSIVTASGEIKPPPDKFATVNANSFGKVTEILVKEGDRVKKGQLLLRTEDVQQQAGVQAQQAALRSAQANSRVQQATVQSATANLHTAQANLAQAQAKLQQAKDDYTRSQQMLNQQLISRQAFDQALSTYQVAEATVQSSQAQVAQARAQLNQANYNRDMSNASVLQSQAQLVGIENQRDQTIYRAPFDGIITYLPVHVGENVVPGIQNQPGSALFQVSNLSVINAVVNVDETDILGIEMDQPAEVTIDALPDKKFKGRVTEIGMSALSSTSGQTTTNSNQSTATNQGEAKDFTVSVTLDDPPAGLRPGLSATAKVTTATRKDAVTIPIQALTVRNQGELEREQNAKTKVKALAAEPAPAGQNAASKKEIQGVFTVQDGKAAFIPVTTGIMGTMNVEVLTGLKPGEEIVTGSYQVLRTLKNHAKVKIDNSIKAVNQAPSS, from the coding sequence ATGGGACAAACTACAGAACTCAAACTAGGCCAGATCACCGACACTCGCGGAGAAGATGCCGGACTGCCGCGTGGTCCGCAGGGCGGGCGCCCGAAGAAGGGCCTTTCCAAGACCAAAAAGCTCGCGTTGCTCATCCTGGCTTTCGTGGTCCTGGTGGGGCTTGTGCTCGGCGGAATCGCATGGAGCCATCGCGGCCTGATCACCGTCCAGACCGGCAAGGTCGTTCGCCAGGATTTGTCTTCGATCGTAACCGCCTCGGGTGAAATCAAGCCTCCGCCGGACAAGTTTGCTACGGTCAACGCCAATTCGTTTGGCAAGGTGACAGAGATCCTGGTGAAGGAGGGTGACCGTGTCAAGAAGGGCCAGCTCCTGCTTCGCACAGAAGACGTCCAGCAGCAGGCCGGCGTGCAGGCTCAGCAGGCGGCGCTGAGGTCAGCCCAGGCCAATTCGAGGGTGCAGCAGGCAACCGTCCAGTCCGCAACGGCCAATCTTCACACGGCGCAGGCAAACCTTGCCCAGGCGCAGGCAAAGCTCCAGCAGGCCAAGGACGACTACACGCGCTCCCAGCAGATGCTCAATCAACAACTGATTTCGCGACAGGCGTTCGACCAGGCCCTGAGCACCTATCAGGTCGCCGAGGCCACGGTGCAATCGTCCCAGGCCCAGGTTGCACAAGCCAGAGCCCAGCTCAACCAGGCCAATTACAATCGCGATATGTCCAACGCCAGTGTGCTTCAATCGCAGGCGCAGCTTGTCGGCATCGAGAATCAGCGCGACCAGACGATTTACAGGGCGCCCTTCGACGGGATCATTACCTATCTGCCCGTTCACGTCGGTGAAAACGTCGTGCCGGGCATTCAAAACCAGCCGGGAAGCGCGCTCTTCCAGGTTTCCAACCTGTCGGTGATCAACGCCGTGGTGAATGTGGATGAGACCGATATTCTGGGCATCGAGATGGACCAGCCTGCGGAAGTCACCATTGACGCACTTCCCGACAAGAAGTTCAAAGGCCGTGTCACCGAAATCGGGATGAGCGCTCTGAGTTCTACTTCGGGCCAGACTACCACCAACAGCAACCAGAGCACGGCAACAAATCAAGGGGAGGCCAAGGACTTTACGGTCTCCGTCACCCTGGATGATCCGCCTGCCGGTCTGCGGCCCGGCCTTTCGGCCACGGCCAAGGTCACGACCGCCACTCGGAAGGACGCGGTCACCATCCCCATTCAGGCCCTTACGGTGCGGAACCAAGGCGAGCTTGAGCGCGAGCAAAATGCCAAAACCAAGGTCAAGGCACTCGCTGCGGAACCTGCTCCAGCCGGCCAGAATGCCGCCAGCAAGAAGGAAATCCAGGGGGTCTTCACCGTCCAGGACGGGAAGGCCGCCTTCATTCCTGTCACAACCGGAATCATGGGCACAATGAATGTCGAAGTGCTCACTGGTCTGAAACCCGGGGAGGAAATCGTCACCGGAAGTTACCAGGTGCTCCGGACATTGAAGAACCATGCGAAGGTTAAGATTGACAACAGCATTAAGGCCGTGAATCAGGCCCCTTCATCGTAG
- a CDS encoding GWxTD domain-containing protein, with protein sequence MGVFRPPEIEVRSRRIVVVLIATVALGMVALPAFAGSGKGQEEQKLTKQERQRQKAIQKEMESPYKQWINGPVGYLITPEERAAFKKLTTDDERDQFIEEFWRRRNPEPGSPENSFKEEVYRRIAYTNEHFSSGIPGWKTDRGHIYIMYGPADDIETHPSGGTYVANPTQLPYSGPDASNTMTTYPFEDWTYRYIPGIGENVELEFVDPTLTGEYHLTMNPCEKDAMANVPGDMTGCQGGVSIGSIWNPNLVISPSQLSGGSNGSGAMVTSNIMGHEYDEFNRLDLYAKIFQAPSVKFRDLQSMVTSTVSSQLLPFSVRTDFIKVTEDTVLTPITVQIPNRDMQFENKEGVMTAVIDIYGQLTTIGGRVANTIQDSVSVSVPEHDFQSYVNQKSVYQKTVYLRPGRYKLSLVIKDNKSGHMGTENLGIVVPQFSDDKLSTSSLILADQIQPLPTSEVGSNRFVIGGTKVRPSVNQVFTQSQNFGIYMQVYNLGLDPKTHLPSANIEYEISKDGKTILNQTEQAAALQDASEQVTLEKTMPAKLLQPGKYTLQIKITDKVKAESDTQTTNFQVE encoded by the coding sequence ATGGGAGTCTTTAGACCTCCGGAAATCGAAGTTCGATCCCGGCGGATTGTGGTGGTTCTAATTGCCACAGTCGCCCTGGGAATGGTTGCGTTACCGGCTTTTGCAGGCAGCGGGAAAGGCCAGGAAGAACAAAAGCTCACCAAACAGGAACGCCAGCGGCAGAAGGCGATCCAGAAGGAAATGGAGAGCCCATACAAGCAGTGGATCAACGGGCCAGTCGGATATCTTATCACTCCCGAAGAGCGGGCTGCATTCAAAAAGCTCACCACAGACGACGAACGCGATCAGTTTATCGAGGAATTCTGGCGGCGGCGCAACCCTGAACCAGGTTCACCCGAAAACTCTTTTAAAGAGGAAGTTTATCGCCGTATCGCCTATACCAATGAACATTTTTCCTCCGGCATCCCTGGCTGGAAGACGGACCGCGGACACATCTACATCATGTACGGCCCGGCGGACGACATTGAAACTCATCCAAGCGGCGGGACCTACGTAGCAAACCCGACCCAGCTCCCGTATTCCGGACCGGACGCTTCCAACACCATGACCACCTATCCGTTTGAGGATTGGACTTACCGTTACATCCCGGGGATCGGCGAAAACGTTGAGCTTGAGTTTGTTGATCCCACTCTGACCGGGGAATATCATCTGACGATGAATCCTTGCGAGAAGGACGCCATGGCAAACGTGCCGGGCGATATGACGGGATGCCAGGGCGGCGTATCCATCGGTTCGATCTGGAACCCCAATCTGGTGATCAGCCCCAGCCAGTTAAGCGGAGGGAGCAATGGGTCTGGGGCCATGGTGACATCCAACATCATGGGCCACGAATATGATGAGTTCAACCGCCTGGACCTCTATGCCAAAATCTTTCAGGCGCCGTCGGTCAAATTCAGGGACCTGCAGAGCATGGTGACCTCCACGGTGTCGTCGCAGCTTCTGCCGTTCAGCGTCCGGACCGATTTTATCAAGGTCACTGAGGACACGGTCCTCACTCCCATTACCGTTCAGATCCCGAACCGGGACATGCAGTTTGAAAACAAAGAGGGCGTGATGACCGCCGTGATCGACATTTACGGGCAGCTCACAACGATTGGCGGAAGAGTGGCGAACACGATCCAGGACAGTGTTTCGGTGTCTGTTCCGGAACATGATTTCCAGTCCTATGTGAACCAAAAGTCGGTGTACCAGAAGACGGTGTATCTCCGTCCCGGACGCTATAAGCTGAGCCTGGTGATCAAGGACAACAAAAGCGGGCACATGGGGACCGAGAACCTGGGCATCGTGGTGCCACAGTTCAGTGACGACAAGCTGTCCACCAGTTCGCTGATTCTGGCAGACCAGATCCAGCCGCTCCCTACAAGCGAGGTGGGCTCGAACCGCTTCGTTATCGGCGGAACAAAAGTGCGCCCGAGCGTCAATCAGGTTTTTACCCAGAGTCAGAACTTCGGCATTTATATGCAGGTCTACAACCTGGGTCTTGATCCCAAAACGCACCTCCCATCTGCGAATATTGAATATGAGATTTCTAAAGACGGAAAGACAATCTTGAACCAGACAGAGCAAGCAGCCGCCCTTCAGGATGCATCGGAACAGGTAACCTTGGAGAAGACGATGCCGGCCAAACTACTCCAGCCTGGCAAGTACACTTTGCAGATCAAGATCACGGATAAGGTTAAGGCCGAGTCGGATACCCAGACGACGAACTTCCAGGTCGAGTAG
- a CDS encoding carboxypeptidase-like regulatory domain-containing protein, which yields MQRVNKPRGKAELLSAGGVILCVLLAACQGFSADYGRVSGKVTDGAGNPILGATVLLSGPGIGAPNGLLEGSLDRVFTDAQGNFTIRRVAPGWYSLQVISPAKLPGFRDRVQVRPGVTTREAFALGDILSGFHWPRSENDSHGWEQGWKWILRTSGSTRPILRYRKNDRDHQKAAEHTPLPAQRVIAMVPNAGGGNGLSRDTGSGTVVAYLRPLDANSDVLVAGSVDRSDANGSSIITEYRRGLLNQNHEEISLAVHRLDLGGINGPISPTDEGVPMSRGMVLRYVQTRQISKDLTLTAGFEMKYLNSAGDAGTTQPEIDLAYTLDSSTVLSLSYGSDSPQQPDTLLKRVGDLNAFPQITLQNFRPRLETARHAEFRIRRKLRGGSRVEFAAYHDGFQDVAVWGLGGAQDLVDSPAGGNVLITPTGRAVLNAGKYGSSGAEVAYDRKLGQRGEIGVMYAFGGALAVDPSIQFGRGVPVESADLPAYVRSQLTQTVSGRLSTCIPGLNTQIISTYSWLPAGRVTVVDPYGQSRMEFQPFLGMQIRQPLPKIDMLPLRIVAIADFRNLLGQGSVSVRQADGTSVLLTPAYRSIQGGFAVQF from the coding sequence ATGCAACGCGTGAATAAACCGAGGGGGAAAGCGGAGCTGCTCTCCGCGGGTGGCGTAATACTGTGTGTCCTGCTGGCGGCATGCCAGGGCTTCAGCGCGGACTATGGCAGGGTTTCGGGGAAGGTGACGGACGGCGCCGGCAACCCCATTTTGGGGGCGACGGTTTTATTAAGCGGACCCGGCATCGGCGCGCCCAACGGGTTGTTGGAAGGCTCGCTGGACAGGGTCTTTACGGACGCTCAAGGCAATTTCACCATCCGCCGTGTGGCTCCTGGCTGGTATTCCCTGCAGGTAATCTCGCCGGCAAAGCTGCCGGGATTTCGCGACAGGGTCCAGGTGCGGCCTGGTGTGACGACCCGTGAAGCTTTTGCGCTGGGCGACATCCTTTCCGGATTTCATTGGCCTCGCTCAGAAAATGATTCTCATGGCTGGGAACAGGGATGGAAATGGATCCTGCGGACCTCAGGTTCAACCCGCCCCATTCTGCGGTATCGAAAGAATGACCGCGACCACCAGAAGGCGGCTGAACATACCCCCCTTCCTGCTCAGCGTGTGATTGCCATGGTCCCAAATGCTGGGGGCGGCAACGGTCTTTCAAGAGATACAGGGTCAGGGACTGTGGTTGCCTACCTTCGTCCCCTGGACGCAAACTCGGACGTCCTGGTGGCGGGTTCGGTCGACCGAAGCGATGCCAACGGTTCTTCGATCATCACTGAATACCGCAGGGGCCTTCTCAATCAAAATCACGAGGAGATCAGCCTGGCAGTCCATCGGCTGGACCTTGGGGGAATCAATGGCCCGATTTCACCGACGGACGAGGGCGTCCCCATGTCGCGCGGCATGGTCTTGCGCTATGTACAGACCCGCCAGATCTCCAAAGATTTGACCCTGACGGCGGGATTTGAGATGAAGTATCTGAATTCCGCGGGGGACGCTGGCACCACCCAGCCGGAAATAGACCTGGCGTACACACTTGACTCTTCCACGGTCCTGAGTTTGAGTTACGGCTCGGACAGCCCGCAACAGCCGGACACCTTGCTGAAGCGGGTTGGCGATCTCAACGCGTTTCCCCAAATTACCCTTCAAAATTTTCGTCCGCGTCTTGAGACCGCCAGACACGCCGAGTTTCGCATCCGGCGGAAACTGCGTGGCGGGTCTCGAGTGGAGTTCGCAGCCTACCACGATGGTTTCCAGGATGTGGCCGTCTGGGGCCTGGGTGGAGCTCAGGACCTGGTGGATTCGCCTGCTGGAGGCAACGTTCTTATCACCCCCACCGGCAGGGCAGTGCTCAATGCGGGAAAGTATGGTTCTTCCGGCGCGGAGGTTGCCTACGACCGCAAACTGGGCCAGCGCGGGGAAATTGGCGTCATGTACGCCTTTGGTGGCGCTCTGGCGGTGGACCCGTCGATCCAATTCGGCCGCGGAGTTCCTGTGGAATCGGCGGATCTGCCCGCCTATGTCCGCTCACAACTGACGCAAACGGTTTCGGGCAGGTTATCAACCTGTATTCCGGGTCTGAATACCCAGATCATCAGCACTTATAGCTGGCTTCCTGCCGGGCGCGTAACAGTCGTTGACCCGTACGGACAAAGCAGGATGGAGTTCCAGCCCTTCCTCGGCATGCAAATCCGCCAGCCGCTCCCAAAAATCGACATGCTGCCGCTGCGGATCGTTGCAATTGCTGATTTCAGGAATTTGTTAGGCCAGGGTTCCGTGTCGGTCAGGCAGGCCGACGGCACATCTGTTTTGCTGACGCCCGCTTATCGCAGCATCCAGGGAGGATTTGCGGTCCAGTTTTGA
- a CDS encoding ATP-binding protein, giving the protein MSVRAPYRFLTLLLAIVSVALVIFAFINFQQRRVYQLPTDGVSWVATPQGLKAWSVSANSPGKQAGIVAGDFLTSIDGHPVKTTVDASRAIFDSGVWSRATYGLVRGGESYEASVVLAPENNARGIHGYLEIVGIIYLMIGAFVFLRRWSAAKSLHFYLFCLVSFVLYCFSYTGKLNLFDSSVYWLNVTALLLQPALFLHFCLTFPEKPRFVEGRTYLLPALYAPGALLLAFHALVMAGFVTLPLPMLSVRWLIDSLEMGYLAVFSAAGVFLLFRSYGRASSPLARQQLKWVTRGAAVAVIPFAALYAVPYFLGMGFIPAEWLKLSVFSLVLLPLTFGYAIVRYRLMDVDMIFRRGIAYALATAAIIGFYFGLVFLFADFFRNNALITSQGGWLLAIVITALLFQPVVTRIQAKLDRFFNRERYDYRRTLLDFARDIGSEVHVDSLLDQTVERLAETLGVDRVAAFLRPEAGEFRLAKSRGLTFGGDLDLSFLDMPGIQEGKGYLFFESVKHPSDTPPSTRLTIERLGLHYYLPLRVKGKTLGYLALGKTEDDDFLSSEDVDLLQTVSGYIAIAVESARLYESLERKALENQALKDFSENIIESIDAGIVAWNPEQFIESWNSSMETLYGIPSAEAEGKRLSDIFPPDLISQLPRHSEPYRSLNLYKFHLKNAVGRSLIVNLSTVPLLGKDDHVIGRLLIMNDLTARVELEDQLVQAEKLSSIGMLAAGVAHEVNTPLAVITSQLQMMMRQLPSDDPHSPVLDRVVKQGFRASEIINNLLKFSRVSGSERVELELNKSIQETLSLAAPMLRAAKISLESRLDSDLPTIQGNAGKLQQVFMNLIMNARDAMPYGGDLTVTTSAVDSTVSVEIVDNGVGIAPENLRKIFDPFFTTKATNRGTGLGLAVSYGIMREHSGKIYVDSTVGRGASFRLEFPASRKPVNVL; this is encoded by the coding sequence ATGAGCGTTCGGGCCCCATACCGCTTCCTGACCCTCCTGCTCGCGATCGTGAGCGTGGCGCTCGTTATTTTTGCTTTCATCAACTTTCAACAAAGAAGGGTCTATCAACTTCCTACAGACGGCGTTTCCTGGGTAGCGACGCCTCAGGGTTTAAAGGCATGGAGCGTCAGTGCAAACTCGCCCGGGAAGCAGGCGGGAATTGTTGCCGGCGACTTCCTTACGTCCATTGACGGCCACCCGGTTAAGACAACAGTTGACGCAAGCCGCGCGATTTTCGATAGTGGCGTGTGGTCCCGCGCCACCTACGGCCTGGTTCGCGGCGGCGAGTCGTATGAGGCCAGCGTCGTGCTCGCGCCTGAAAACAATGCCAGGGGTATCCACGGTTACCTTGAAATTGTCGGAATCATCTATCTGATGATTGGGGCGTTTGTATTTCTGCGCCGCTGGTCGGCGGCAAAATCGCTGCACTTCTACCTCTTCTGCCTAGTGTCTTTTGTCCTTTACTGCTTCTCGTACACAGGCAAACTGAACCTTTTTGATTCTTCGGTTTACTGGCTCAATGTCACGGCCCTCCTGCTGCAGCCAGCGCTGTTTCTGCATTTTTGTCTCACGTTTCCTGAAAAACCCCGGTTTGTTGAGGGGCGCACCTATTTACTGCCGGCTCTTTACGCTCCCGGCGCGCTTCTGTTGGCCTTTCACGCGCTGGTGATGGCTGGATTTGTGACTTTGCCGCTGCCGATGCTTTCTGTTCGCTGGTTGATCGACAGTCTGGAGATGGGCTACCTGGCGGTTTTTTCGGCCGCTGGCGTCTTCTTACTCTTCCGCTCGTATGGCCGCGCAAGCTCTCCACTGGCCAGGCAGCAACTTAAGTGGGTAACACGTGGGGCCGCTGTTGCCGTGATTCCCTTCGCGGCTTTGTACGCCGTTCCATATTTCCTGGGTATGGGATTCATTCCGGCGGAATGGTTGAAGCTTTCGGTTTTCTCTCTCGTGCTGCTTCCCTTGACGTTTGGCTACGCCATTGTTCGATACCGCCTGATGGACGTTGACATGATTTTCCGCCGCGGCATTGCTTATGCTCTGGCAACCGCTGCGATTATCGGCTTCTACTTTGGGCTGGTGTTCCTGTTTGCGGATTTTTTCCGCAACAATGCCCTGATTACAAGCCAGGGCGGATGGCTGCTGGCCATTGTGATTACAGCTCTGTTGTTCCAGCCTGTGGTTACGCGGATCCAGGCGAAGCTTGACCGGTTCTTCAACCGGGAACGCTATGACTACCGCAGGACGCTTCTGGATTTTGCGCGCGACATCGGGTCCGAGGTCCACGTCGACTCGCTGCTGGATCAGACGGTAGAGCGCCTGGCGGAAACGCTGGGGGTTGATCGCGTGGCCGCCTTCCTGAGGCCCGAAGCGGGGGAGTTCCGTCTGGCCAAGTCCCGCGGCCTCACCTTCGGGGGCGACCTCGACCTGAGCTTTCTCGACATGCCTGGGATTCAGGAAGGGAAGGGTTACCTGTTTTTTGAGAGCGTGAAGCATCCATCTGACACGCCGCCTTCCACCCGCTTGACGATTGAAAGGCTGGGTCTGCACTATTATCTGCCTTTGAGGGTGAAGGGGAAGACTCTGGGTTATCTGGCGTTGGGCAAGACTGAGGACGACGATTTTCTCTCCAGCGAAGATGTTGACCTGCTGCAGACCGTGTCCGGCTACATTGCCATCGCCGTCGAGAGTGCCAGGCTTTATGAATCTCTCGAGCGGAAGGCCCTGGAAAATCAGGCCCTCAAGGATTTCAGCGAGAACATCATCGAATCGATCGATGCGGGAATCGTGGCGTGGAATCCCGAACAGTTTATCGAGTCCTGGAATTCTTCCATGGAGACGCTGTACGGAATCCCGAGCGCCGAGGCTGAAGGGAAGCGGTTATCCGACATTTTTCCGCCGGACCTGATTTCCCAGTTGCCCCGGCATTCTGAGCCCTATCGCTCGTTGAATCTCTACAAGTTCCACCTGAAGAATGCTGTGGGACGTTCGTTGATCGTAAACCTCTCGACCGTGCCGCTTCTGGGCAAAGACGACCACGTGATTGGCCGCCTGCTGATCATGAATGACCTCACCGCGCGGGTTGAGCTGGAAGACCAGTTGGTGCAGGCGGAAAAGCTTTCGTCAATCGGCATGCTGGCGGCCGGAGTTGCACATGAGGTGAATACTCCGCTGGCAGTGATTACCTCCCAACTGCAGATGATGATGCGACAGCTCCCTTCGGATGACCCCCACTCGCCCGTTCTGGACAGGGTCGTCAAGCAGGGTTTCCGGGCTTCAGAGATCATCAACAATCTGCTGAAATTCTCGCGGGTCAGCGGAAGCGAGCGCGTCGAATTGGAACTGAACAAGTCCATCCAGGAAACGCTCAGCCTGGCGGCTCCCATGCTTCGGGCCGCCAAGATCAGCCTGGAGTCGCGGCTGGACTCGGACCTTCCTACCATTCAGGGAAATGCCGGCAAGCTGCAGCAGGTTTTTATGAACCTGATTATGAATGCCCGCGACGCCATGCCTTATGGGGGAGACCTGACCGTGACGACCAGCGCCGTTGATTCCACCGTCTCAGTCGAAATCGTCGATAACGGTGTAGGCATTGCCCCGGAAAATCTCCGCAAGATCTTCGACCCCTTCTTTACAACGAAAGCAACCAATCGCGGTACGGGACTTGGTTTGGCGGTGAGTTACGGCATTATGCGTGAACACTCCGGGAAGATCTATGTCGACAGTACAGTCGGCCGCGGAGCATCGTTCCGGCTGGAATTCCCCGCCTCCAGGAAACCGGTCAATGTCCTCTAA
- a CDS encoding sigma-54 dependent transcriptional regulator, which translates to MSSKAGAILIIDDEADVLASLDELMRTEGYQTATASTAATGLEQLEKAPYDLVLLDISLPDSNGIDVLRTIKRDSPELPVIMITAYDSSQVAFQASREGAESYVTKPWDNDKLLLEIRNLLDRSRLQVENVLLRRALKRFGLPNVVGKSERMQKVYDLITQVAASRATVLITGESGTGKELVAKTIHATSPRADKPFVPVNTGSMPVDLLESTLFGHVKGAFTSAIATKRGLFEVADQGTIFFDEIGTIGVDTQAKLLRVIQEREFMRLGGTESIKVDVRILAATNSDLKQMVQANRFREDLYYRLNVISVHLPPLRERKEDIPLLVDHFLVKHCNENGREGLKFSPEAMKVLMDHDWPGNVRELENAVERAVVLVSGPLIGPEALPEQLFEPRREGLRTLAEEQVDGRSLFEVVEGFEKRVILDMLSRTNWSQTDAADRFKIPLSTLNQKIKRLRIDVKQQRKT; encoded by the coding sequence ATGTCCTCTAAAGCAGGCGCCATTCTTATCATTGACGACGAAGCGGACGTGCTCGCCAGTCTCGATGAATTGATGCGGACTGAGGGCTACCAGACTGCAACGGCCTCCACTGCGGCAACAGGGCTGGAGCAACTGGAGAAAGCTCCGTACGACCTGGTCTTGCTTGACATCAGTCTTCCGGATTCCAATGGAATTGACGTGCTGAGGACCATCAAGCGGGACTCGCCGGAGCTTCCGGTGATCATGATCACCGCTTACGATTCCAGTCAGGTTGCCTTTCAGGCCTCTCGCGAGGGCGCCGAAAGTTACGTCACCAAACCCTGGGACAATGACAAATTGCTGCTCGAGATTCGAAATCTGCTGGACCGGTCGCGGTTGCAGGTGGAAAACGTTTTGCTGCGGCGCGCCCTCAAGCGTTTCGGCCTGCCCAACGTGGTCGGAAAAAGCGAGCGCATGCAGAAAGTTTACGACCTCATCACCCAGGTCGCGGCCAGCCGCGCGACGGTGCTGATTACCGGGGAAAGCGGGACCGGCAAGGAATTGGTGGCCAAAACGATCCACGCCACGAGCCCTCGGGCAGACAAGCCTTTTGTTCCAGTCAATACCGGTTCGATGCCCGTGGACTTGCTTGAAAGCACGCTGTTTGGGCACGTTAAGGGAGCTTTTACTTCGGCCATTGCCACTAAGCGGGGCTTGTTTGAGGTTGCGGATCAGGGCACCATTTTCTTTGACGAGATCGGGACCATCGGGGTGGATACGCAGGCGAAGCTGCTGCGCGTGATTCAGGAACGCGAGTTCATGCGGCTTGGCGGCACAGAAAGCATCAAGGTGGATGTGAGGATTTTGGCGGCCACCAACTCGGACCTCAAGCAGATGGTCCAGGCGAACAGGTTCCGCGAAGATCTTTACTACCGGCTGAACGTTATCAGCGTCCATCTGCCGCCGCTGCGCGAGCGCAAAGAGGACATTCCCCTCCTCGTAGACCATTTTCTGGTGAAGCATTGCAATGAAAACGGCCGCGAGGGTCTGAAGTTTTCTCCCGAGGCCATGAAGGTCCTGATGGACCACGACTGGCCGGGCAACGTGCGGGAACTGGAAAATGCAGTCGAGCGCGCCGTGGTTCTGGTTTCTGGTCCCCTGATTGGGCCGGAGGCGCTGCCCGAACAGTTGTTCGAGCCGCGCCGGGAGGGGCTGCGGACATTGGCAGAAGAGCAGGTTGACGGGCGTTCGCTGTTTGAAGTTGTGGAGGGCTTTGAAAAAAGAGTTATTCTCGATATGCTCTCCCGGACAAACTGGAGCCAGACCGATGCCGCCGACCGTTTCAAGATTCCCTTGTCCACTTTGAATCAGAAAATCAAGCGTCTCAGAATTGACGTAAAGCAACAAAGGAAAACCTAG
- a CDS encoding type II CAAX endopeptidase family protein has protein sequence MTFHFETERSNESSNLAEKSTVELDARPLPETWRIRDLLIFIAVGFFTLVAANFLVFIGYAFLRPLLHWKLPLQGLQTNVIFLLTIQLVWYLLLLAYVYFFITWYYKTSFLGALKWKGLSAHHTIRYLLGGAALSLVVMIVPPLLPERKGFPLEKLFNSPTSAYAIAAFAVIVAPFMEELLFRGLLFAFFEKHGGLTFAIVATAILFAGLHIPEYWGAWNNVVMILIVGFTFSIVRGLTGSLTPSFVLHLAYNGTLMLLLFLQTQHFHRMPSGFFIFR, from the coding sequence ATGACCTTCCATTTCGAAACTGAACGCAGCAATGAATCGAGCAATCTGGCAGAAAAATCGACGGTCGAATTGGATGCCAGGCCGCTGCCGGAAACCTGGAGGATTCGTGATCTCCTGATTTTTATTGCGGTTGGTTTTTTCACCCTGGTGGCCGCAAATTTCCTGGTATTCATCGGATATGCTTTCCTCAGGCCCCTCTTGCATTGGAAGCTCCCCCTACAAGGTTTGCAGACCAATGTAATCTTCCTCCTGACGATCCAACTGGTCTGGTATCTGCTTCTGCTGGCGTACGTCTATTTTTTCATTACATGGTATTACAAGACTTCTTTCCTGGGTGCTCTGAAGTGGAAGGGGCTTTCAGCCCATCACACGATACGTTACCTGCTGGGAGGCGCCGCTCTCTCGCTGGTTGTGATGATCGTTCCTCCTTTACTGCCGGAACGGAAGGGTTTCCCGCTCGAAAAATTGTTCAATTCTCCCACGTCGGCATATGCAATAGCAGCCTTCGCCGTCATCGTAGCTCCGTTCATGGAGGAACTTCTGTTTCGTGGGCTGCTGTTTGCTTTCTTTGAGAAACACGGCGGCCTTACATTCGCCATTGTGGCCACAGCCATCCTGTTTGCGGGATTGCACATCCCGGAATACTGGGGGGCGTGGAACAATGTCGTCATGATTCTGATTGTGGGATTTACATTCTCGATCGTTCGAGGTCTGACAGGCTCTCTCACTCCCAGCTTTGTCCTCCACCTTGCCTACAACGGGACCCTGATGCTCCTGCTGTTTCTCCAGACACAGCATTTCCATCGAATGCCGTCTGGCTTCTTCATTTTCCGGTAG